Proteins from one Enterobacter bugandensis genomic window:
- the osmV gene encoding osmoprotectant ABC transporter ATP-binding protein OsmV, producing the protein MIKLENLTKQFSQKHGQTFKAVDNVNLNVPEGEMCVLLGPSGCGKTTTLKMINRLITPSSGNILINGEDTNGMDTVTLRRNIGYVIQQIGLFPNMTIEENITVVPRMLGWDKARCKARAEELMDMVAMDPHKFLHRYPREMSGGQQQRIGVIRALAADPPVLLMDEPFGAVDPINREVIQNQFLEMQRKLKKTVMLVSHDIDEALKLGDRIAVFRQGKIVQCASPDELLAKPANEFVGSFVGQDRTLKRLLLVSAGDVTDQQPTITVRGSTPLPEAFATMDDNDIRAITVVDEHGKPLGFVKRREARNASGTCADILHPFRMTGKAEDNLRVVLSRLYESNTSWMPIVDEDGRYNGEISQDYIAEYLSSGRTRRALNIHSES; encoded by the coding sequence ATGATAAAACTGGAAAACCTCACCAAACAATTTTCACAGAAGCACGGCCAGACCTTTAAGGCCGTCGATAACGTCAACCTGAACGTGCCCGAAGGAGAAATGTGCGTCCTGCTCGGCCCGTCTGGCTGCGGAAAGACCACCACCCTGAAGATGATTAACCGCCTCATCACCCCAAGCAGCGGAAACATCCTGATTAATGGCGAGGACACCAACGGGATGGACACCGTCACCCTGCGCCGCAACATCGGCTATGTGATCCAGCAGATTGGCCTGTTCCCGAACATGACCATTGAAGAGAACATCACCGTCGTGCCGCGCATGCTGGGCTGGGATAAAGCGCGCTGCAAAGCCCGCGCCGAAGAGCTGATGGATATGGTGGCAATGGATCCGCACAAGTTCCTCCACCGCTATCCGCGCGAGATGTCCGGCGGCCAGCAGCAGCGTATTGGCGTTATTCGCGCCCTGGCGGCGGATCCTCCGGTACTGCTGATGGATGAACCGTTCGGCGCGGTGGACCCGATCAACCGTGAGGTGATCCAGAACCAGTTCCTCGAGATGCAGCGCAAGCTGAAAAAAACCGTCATGCTGGTGAGCCACGATATCGACGAAGCCCTTAAGCTCGGCGACCGCATTGCGGTATTCCGTCAGGGAAAAATCGTCCAGTGTGCCAGCCCGGATGAACTGCTGGCGAAACCGGCGAACGAGTTTGTCGGCTCGTTTGTCGGTCAGGATCGCACGCTGAAGCGCCTGCTGCTGGTCTCCGCCGGCGACGTCACCGACCAGCAGCCGACCATTACGGTACGCGGTTCGACTCCGCTCCCGGAAGCCTTTGCAACCATGGATGATAACGATATTCGCGCGATTACCGTGGTTGACGAGCACGGCAAGCCGCTGGGCTTTGTGAAGCGTCGCGAAGCGCGTAACGCCAGCGGGACCTGCGCCGACATCCTGCATCCGTTCCGCATGACCGGCAAAGCCGAAGACAACCTGCGCGTGGTGCTGTCACGCCTGTATGAGAGCAACACCAGCTGGATGCCGATCGTGGATGAGGACGGGCGCTACAACGGCGAGATTTCGCAGGATTATATTGCCGAG
- the osmW gene encoding osmoprotectant ABC transporter permease OsmW: protein MDTVHYILDNWDYLLTLTLQHLWLVALAVGLAIIIGVPLGILIVRHKWLATPVLGIATIVLTIPSIALFGLMIPLFSLIGQGIGALPAITAVFLYSLLPIVRNTHTALDSLPPGLREAGRGIGMTFWQRLRWVEIPMALPVIFGGIRTAVVMNIGVMAIAAVIGAGGLGLLLLNGIGGSDIRMLIAGALMICLLAIVLDWLLHRLQVVLTPKGIR, encoded by the coding sequence ATGGATACCGTTCACTACATTCTGGACAACTGGGACTATCTGTTAACCCTGACGCTGCAGCATCTGTGGCTGGTGGCGCTGGCCGTGGGCTTAGCGATTATCATCGGCGTCCCGCTGGGCATTCTGATTGTCCGTCACAAGTGGCTGGCGACGCCGGTGCTGGGGATTGCCACCATTGTGTTGACCATCCCGTCCATTGCCCTGTTTGGCCTGATGATCCCGCTGTTTTCGCTGATCGGTCAGGGGATTGGCGCCCTGCCCGCAATCACGGCGGTGTTTCTCTACTCGCTGCTGCCGATCGTGCGTAACACCCACACGGCGCTCGACAGCCTGCCGCCGGGCCTGCGCGAAGCCGGACGCGGCATCGGCATGACGTTCTGGCAGCGTCTGCGCTGGGTGGAAATTCCGATGGCGCTGCCAGTGATTTTCGGCGGGATCCGCACCGCCGTGGTGATGAACATCGGCGTGATGGCGATTGCCGCCGTGATTGGCGCGGGCGGACTTGGCCTTCTGCTGCTTAACGGCATCGGCGGAAGCGATATTCGTATGTTGATTGCGGGCGCGCTGATGATCTGTCTTTTAGCGATTGTGCTCGACTGGCTGCTGCACCGTCTGCAGGTGGTTCTGACTCCAAAGGGGATTCGATAA
- the osmX gene encoding osmoprotectant ABC transporter substrate-binding protein OsmX: protein MRLISSLAALCAAALFTGQAMAAPLILATKSFTEQHILSAMTVQYLQKKGFQVQPKTNIATVISRNAMINKQIDMTWEYTGTSLIIFNHINKRMSPQESWETVKRLDAKHGLVWLKPADMNNTYAFAMQRKRAEAEHINTMSEMVAKIEQVRKTNPDKNWLLGLDLEFAGRSDGMKPLQEAYKMDLDRPQIRQMDPGLVYNAVRDGFVDAGLVYTTDGRVKGFDLKVLEDDKGFFPSYAVTPVVRKDTLEANPGLEEALNTLSAQLNNDVITELNKKVDIDHQSPQQVARDFLRSKQLL, encoded by the coding sequence ATGAGACTGATATCCAGCCTGGCGGCGCTGTGTGCCGCGGCGCTGTTCACCGGCCAGGCGATGGCAGCCCCGCTGATCCTGGCGACCAAGAGCTTTACCGAGCAGCACATTCTCTCGGCGATGACCGTACAGTACCTGCAAAAGAAAGGTTTTCAGGTTCAGCCAAAAACCAATATTGCCACGGTGATCTCCCGCAACGCGATGATCAACAAGCAGATTGATATGACCTGGGAGTACACCGGCACGTCGCTGATCATCTTCAACCACATCAACAAGCGCATGTCCCCGCAGGAGTCCTGGGAGACGGTGAAGCGCCTGGATGCGAAGCACGGTCTGGTGTGGCTCAAACCCGCCGACATGAACAACACCTACGCCTTCGCCATGCAGCGCAAGCGCGCCGAGGCGGAGCATATCAACACCATGTCGGAGATGGTGGCGAAAATTGAACAGGTTCGCAAAACCAACCCGGACAAAAACTGGCTGCTGGGCTTAGACCTTGAATTTGCCGGGCGCAGCGACGGCATGAAGCCACTGCAGGAGGCCTATAAGATGGATCTGGACCGTCCGCAAATCCGCCAGATGGACCCGGGTCTGGTCTATAACGCTGTGCGCGACGGCTTCGTCGACGCCGGGCTGGTTTATACCACCGACGGGCGCGTGAAGGGCTTTGATCTCAAAGTGCTGGAAGATGATAAAGGCTTCTTCCCGAGCTACGCGGTCACCCCGGTGGTGCGCAAGGACACCCTGGAGGCCAATCCCGGTCTGGAAGAGGCGCTTAATACCCTCTCGGCCCAGCTCAACAACGACGTTATCACCGAGCTGAACAAGAAGGTGGATATTGACCATCAGTCACCGCAGCAGGTCGCCCGCGATTTCCTGCGTAGCAAACAGCTGCTGTAG
- the osmY gene encoding osmoprotectant ABC transporter permease OsmY: MHPLLKRSLLFVGAILVVLALLVWGIGLETIKARQVDLVYLGQQHMILVFSSMFFALLVGIPAGILLSRPAARGVAEYVMQIFNVGNTLPPLAVLALAMVVIGIGDTPAIIALFLASLLPIVRNTYAGLCSVPSSLLEAANGIGMTKWQRLCQVELPNAWPVMLSGIRIATAINVGTAPLAFLIGASSYGELIFPGIYLNDFPTLILGAAATALFALILDTLLAALGRVMSPHLAR, encoded by the coding sequence ATGCACCCATTACTCAAACGCTCGCTGCTGTTTGTCGGCGCCATTCTCGTGGTCCTAGCCCTCCTCGTCTGGGGAATCGGGCTTGAGACAATCAAGGCGCGCCAGGTTGACCTGGTCTACCTCGGGCAACAGCACATGATTCTGGTTTTCTCGTCGATGTTTTTTGCCCTGCTGGTGGGCATTCCGGCCGGTATTCTGCTGAGCCGTCCGGCCGCGCGGGGCGTCGCCGAATACGTGATGCAAATCTTTAATGTCGGCAACACCCTGCCGCCGCTGGCCGTGCTGGCGCTGGCGATGGTGGTGATTGGTATCGGCGATACGCCCGCCATCATCGCCCTGTTCCTCGCCTCGCTGCTGCCGATTGTGCGCAATACCTACGCCGGGCTGTGCTCGGTCCCGTCGTCGCTGCTGGAAGCGGCAAACGGGATTGGGATGACCAAATGGCAGCGCCTGTGCCAGGTTGAGCTGCCCAACGCCTGGCCGGTTATGCTCTCGGGGATCCGCATCGCCACCGCCATTAACGTCGGTACCGCGCCGCTGGCGTTTCTGATTGGCGCCAGCAGCTACGGCGAGCTGATTTTCCCGGGCATTTACCTGAACGATTTCCCAACCCTGATCCTCGGCGCGGCGGCCACCGCCCTGTTCGCCCTGATCCTCGACACCCTGCTGGCGGCGCTGGGTCGCGTGATGAGTCCCCATCTCGCTCGATAA
- a CDS encoding YoaK family protein: protein MLIRLKKERTHKEDRRLALWLATSAGLLNAIALGAFGFFPSHMTGNTSQLSSEVSSTDLSDMIFFGSIILSFVTGAILARLIVLWGIIHNIRLVFCQILFVEGVLLTGISLYEMYFHALTSNREIIIFLCGLMGIHNSTSTQLSGGRVRSTHITGTLTDAGISLASVLVAMLRRDYSKDTAAQKSQLKTHLTTIFSFMSGGIAGLLLFRWIGFNAMLALGLMLAIVAIFSIISISVRVRRVRASI, encoded by the coding sequence TTGCTGATTAGACTCAAGAAAGAACGAACGCATAAGGAGGATCGTCGGCTTGCCCTCTGGCTGGCGACCTCGGCAGGTTTGCTTAACGCCATCGCCCTTGGGGCATTTGGCTTTTTCCCCTCTCACATGACCGGCAATACCTCACAATTATCCAGCGAAGTCTCCTCCACCGATCTGAGCGATATGATTTTCTTTGGCTCGATTATTCTCTCTTTTGTCACCGGCGCCATCCTTGCCCGTCTTATTGTACTCTGGGGCATTATCCACAATATCAGGCTGGTTTTTTGCCAAATCCTTTTCGTCGAGGGGGTACTATTGACCGGCATCTCTCTCTACGAGATGTATTTCCACGCCCTCACGAGCAACCGCGAGATTATTATTTTTCTGTGCGGCCTGATGGGCATTCATAATTCAACCTCCACGCAGCTCTCCGGAGGGCGGGTGAGATCGACGCACATTACCGGCACGCTAACGGATGCAGGCATATCACTGGCCTCCGTGCTGGTGGCGATGCTTCGCAGGGATTACTCGAAGGATACCGCGGCACAAAAAAGTCAGCTGAAAACTCACTTAACCACTATTTTCTCGTTTATGAGCGGAGGGATTGCTGGGCTGCTGCTGTTCAGATGGATTGGATTTAACGCCATGCTGGCGCTTGGGCTGATGCTCGCGATTGTTGCCATTTTTTCTATCATTAGCATCTCGGTTCGCGTTCGCCGGGTTCGTGCCTCTATCTAA
- a CDS encoding glutathione S-transferase family protein: MINILGKTSSINVRKVLWTCEEAGIPYLQEDYGSGFASTETDDFRALNPNAMVPVLMDDDFVLWESNAICRYLVRKAGRHDLLPAEPQACANVERWMDWQATEFNNAWRYVFPALGRKNPDFNDPARIAAGIKEWNHCITILENQLQRTGAFAAGETFTLADVVLGLSVNRWKMTPFDKPHVPAIETWYERLNQRPAFLRHGNNGMI; this comes from the coding sequence ATGATTAACATCCTCGGTAAAACCAGCTCCATCAACGTTCGTAAAGTGCTCTGGACCTGTGAAGAAGCGGGCATCCCTTACCTGCAGGAAGACTACGGCAGCGGTTTTGCCTCAACAGAAACGGATGATTTCCGCGCGCTGAACCCCAACGCCATGGTGCCGGTGCTGATGGATGACGATTTCGTGCTGTGGGAGTCCAACGCCATCTGCCGCTATCTGGTGCGCAAGGCCGGACGTCACGATCTGCTGCCTGCAGAGCCGCAGGCCTGCGCCAACGTTGAGCGCTGGATGGACTGGCAGGCAACTGAATTCAATAACGCCTGGCGCTATGTCTTCCCGGCGCTGGGACGAAAAAACCCGGACTTTAACGACCCTGCGCGCATTGCGGCGGGAATAAAAGAGTGGAATCACTGCATCACCATTCTGGAAAACCAGCTGCAGCGCACCGGGGCCTTTGCGGCGGGCGAGACGTTTACCCTTGCGGACGTGGTGCTTGGGCTGTCAGTGAATCGCTGGAAGATGACGCCGTTTGACAAGCCCCACGTGCCGGCGATTGAGACCTGGTATGAGCGCCTCAACCAGCGCCCGGCGTTTTTGCGTCACGGCAATAACGGCATGATATAA
- the catA gene encoding type A chloramphenicol O-acetyltransferase: MEKITPEYTSVDLSRWARKEHFEIFQGFAQSTFNQTVLIDITALLKHIKAVGWKFYPTIIFLISKIVNSHPEFRMAMKDNELIIWNEIHPNYTIFHNETETFSSLWSHYDGNIQHFQKTYAEDIARYGNNFSYWPKEESRENIFFISGIPWVSFTSFNVNVAHMKNFFAPMFTLGKYYEQDGKVLLPLAVQVHHSVCDGFHVARLYNELQEMIDALPQSGA, translated from the coding sequence ATGGAAAAAATAACCCCTGAATATACGTCCGTTGACTTATCTCGTTGGGCAAGGAAGGAACATTTTGAGATTTTTCAGGGGTTCGCTCAGTCGACGTTTAACCAGACGGTTTTAATCGATATTACTGCGCTGTTAAAACATATCAAAGCGGTCGGCTGGAAATTTTACCCGACTATTATTTTTCTCATTTCGAAAATCGTCAACAGTCATCCGGAGTTCCGTATGGCCATGAAGGACAATGAGCTTATTATATGGAACGAAATTCATCCAAACTATACCATTTTCCATAATGAAACAGAGACCTTTTCATCATTATGGAGCCATTATGATGGCAATATTCAGCACTTCCAGAAGACCTACGCTGAAGACATTGCGCGCTACGGTAATAATTTTTCTTATTGGCCTAAAGAAGAATCCCGGGAAAATATTTTTTTCATATCGGGTATTCCCTGGGTGAGCTTTACCAGCTTTAACGTCAACGTTGCGCACATGAAGAACTTTTTTGCCCCTATGTTTACGCTTGGAAAATACTATGAACAAGATGGCAAAGTATTATTGCCCCTTGCCGTTCAGGTTCATCATTCCGTGTGCGATGGTTTCCATGTGGCAAGACTGTACAATGAATTACAAGAGATGATTGATGCCTTGCCGCAATCCGGCGCGTGA
- a CDS encoding YebG family protein, translating to MAVEIKYVVVRKGEEKMTFASKKEADAHDKLLDMADAFTDWLLQSGMQMDETQAENLGLYLAEQKETVQHILRTSKLPALDAPAADSKKIRAVKAA from the coding sequence ATGGCTGTTGAAATAAAATATGTTGTCGTAAGAAAAGGTGAAGAGAAAATGACATTTGCCAGTAAGAAAGAGGCTGACGCTCACGACAAGCTGCTCGATATGGCAGACGCGTTCACCGACTGGCTGTTGCAAAGCGGAATGCAGATGGATGAAACGCAGGCTGAAAATCTAGGTCTGTATCTCGCCGAGCAGAAAGAGACCGTGCAGCATATTCTGCGCACCAGCAAGCTCCCTGCTCTCGATGCCCCTGCGGCTGACAGTAAAAAAATCAGAGCGGTAAAAGCTGCCTGA
- a CDS encoding helix-turn-helix domain-containing protein, whose product MNTGAFMHDLLDWIDNNLDSRLDIETVSRRSGYSKWHLQRLFKEHTGYPLAGYIRAQKLQKSVERLAHSDEPILNVAIALGFDSQQSFNRSFKRQFGQAPGAWRRSIGGRETQPMHQ is encoded by the coding sequence ATGAACACTGGCGCATTTATGCATGATTTACTCGACTGGATTGATAACAACCTCGACAGTCGCCTGGACATTGAGACCGTCTCCAGGCGCTCCGGCTACTCGAAATGGCACCTCCAGCGCCTGTTTAAAGAGCATACGGGCTATCCCCTTGCCGGCTATATTCGCGCGCAAAAGCTGCAAAAATCGGTTGAGCGCTTAGCCCACAGCGATGAGCCCATCCTGAACGTGGCAATCGCGCTCGGGTTTGACTCTCAGCAGTCGTTCAACCGCAGCTTTAAGCGCCAATTCGGTCAGGCACCTGGCGCATGGCGACGCAGTATCGGCGGCCGTGAAACGCAGCCGATGCACCAGTAG
- a CDS encoding efflux RND transporter periplasmic adaptor subunit, with the protein MSLQKTWGNYHLNALGAMMLSVLLVGCDDSVAQNAAPPAPAVNAADVVVKSISQWDSFNGRIEAVESVQLRPRVSGYIDKVNFTDGQEVKKGEVLFTIDDRTYRAALEQAQATLERAKTQASLARSEANRTDKLINTNLVSREEWEQRRSAAIQAQADIRAAQAAVDAAQLNLDFTKVTAPIDGRASRALITSGNLVSAGDSASVLTTLVSQKTVYVYFDVDESTYLHYQNLARNGQGASSHHTALPVEIGLAGEEGYPHQGKVDFLDNQLTPSTGTIRMRALLDNAQRQFTPGLFARVRLPGSAEFQAMLIDDKAVLTDQDRKYVYIVDKEGKAQRRDITPGRLADGLRIVQQGLKPGDKVIVDGLQKVFMPGMPVNAKTVAMTASTALN; encoded by the coding sequence ATGAGCCTGCAAAAAACCTGGGGAAACTATCATCTGAATGCGCTGGGAGCGATGATGCTCTCCGTGCTGCTCGTCGGATGTGATGACAGCGTCGCGCAAAACGCCGCGCCGCCCGCGCCCGCCGTTAATGCTGCAGACGTGGTTGTGAAATCCATTAGCCAGTGGGATAGCTTTAACGGACGGATTGAAGCCGTGGAAAGCGTGCAGCTTCGTCCCCGTGTCTCTGGCTACATCGACAAAGTGAATTTCACCGACGGCCAGGAGGTGAAAAAGGGTGAGGTGCTGTTCACGATTGATGACCGAACCTATCGCGCCGCGCTGGAGCAGGCGCAGGCGACGCTGGAGAGAGCCAAAACGCAGGCCAGCCTGGCGCGAAGCGAGGCTAACCGTACCGATAAACTCATCAATACCAACCTGGTATCCCGTGAAGAGTGGGAGCAGCGCCGTTCGGCCGCCATTCAGGCGCAGGCCGATATTCGCGCAGCCCAGGCTGCGGTAGACGCCGCGCAGCTGAATCTCGACTTCACCAAAGTGACGGCTCCTATTGATGGCCGCGCCAGCCGGGCGTTAATCACCAGCGGCAATCTGGTCTCCGCGGGCGACAGCGCCAGCGTGCTCACCACCCTGGTCTCGCAGAAGACGGTTTACGTCTACTTTGACGTAGATGAGTCAACCTATCTTCACTATCAAAATCTCGCCCGCAACGGGCAGGGGGCGTCCAGCCACCATACGGCGCTACCGGTTGAGATTGGCCTTGCCGGCGAGGAGGGCTACCCCCATCAGGGCAAAGTGGATTTCCTTGATAATCAGCTCACGCCGAGTACCGGTACGATCCGCATGCGCGCGCTGCTGGATAACGCGCAGCGTCAGTTCACGCCGGGACTCTTTGCCCGCGTGCGCCTGCCGGGCAGCGCGGAATTCCAGGCCATGCTTATTGACGACAAAGCGGTACTGACCGATCAGGATCGCAAGTATGTCTATATCGTGGATAAAGAGGGTAAAGCGCAGCGTCGCGATATTACGCCGGGGCGTCTGGCCGACGGTTTACGCATCGTGCAGCAGGGGCTGAAACCTGGCGATAAGGTCATCGTTGACGGTCTACAGAAAGTGTTCATGCCGGGTATGCCGGTGAACGCGAAAACCGTCGCCATGACCGCCAGCACCGCCCTCAACTGA
- the oqxB gene encoding multidrug efflux RND transporter permease subunit OqxB — protein sequence MDFSRFFIDRPIFAAVLSILIFITGLIAIPLLPVSEYPDVVPPSVQVRAEYPGANPKVIAETVATPLEEAINGVENMMYMKSVAGSDGVLVTTVTFRPGTDPDQAQVQVQNRVAQAEARLPEDVRRLGITTQKQSPTLTLVVHLFSPNGKYDSLYMRNYATLKVKDELARLPGVGQIQIFGSGEYAMRIWLDPNKVAARGLTASDVVTAMQEQNVQVSAGQLGAEPLPKESDFLISINAQGRLHTEEEFGNIVLKTSEDGSVVRLRDVARIEMGSGSYALRSQLNNKDAVGIGIFQSPGANAIDLSNAVRAKMDELSTRFPEDMKWAAPYDPTVFVRDSIRAVVQTLLEAVVLVVLVVILFLQTWRASIIPLIAVPVSVVGTFSILYLLGFSLNTLSLFGLVLAIGIVVDDAIVVVENVERNIEEGLAPLAAAHQAMREVSGPIIAIALVLCAVFVPMAFLSGVTGQFYKQFAVTIAISTVISAINSLTLSPALAALLLKPHGAPKDFPTRLIDRLFGWIFRPFNRFFHRSSNGYQGLVGKTLGRRGAVFVVYLLLLCAAGVMFKAVPGGFIPTQDKLYLIGGVKMPEGSSLARTDAVIRKMSEIGMNTEGVDYAVAFPGLNALQFTNTPNTGTVFFGLKPFDQRKHSAAEINAEINAKIAQIQQGFGFSILPPPILGLGQGSGYSLYIQDRAGLGYGALQNAVNTMSGAIMQTPGMHFPISTYQANVPQLDVQVDRDKAKAQGVSLTDLFGTLQTYLGSSYVNDFNQFGRTWRVMAQADGQFRDSVEDIANLRTRNSQGEMVPIGSMVKITTTYGPDPVIRYNGYPAADLIGDADPRVLSSAQAMTQLDAMSKQILPNGMNIEWTDLSFQQATQGNTALIVFPVAVLLAFLVLAALYESWTLPLAVILIVPMTMLSALFGVWLTGGDNNVFVQVGLVVLMGLACKNAILIVEFARELEIQGKGIMEAALEACRLRLRPIVMTSIAFIAGTIPLILGHGAGAEVRGVTGITVFSGMLGVTLFGLFLTPVFYVTLRKFVTRGKEEREVLPA from the coding sequence ATGGACTTTTCCCGCTTTTTCATCGACAGGCCGATTTTCGCTGCCGTACTGTCGATTCTGATTTTTATCACAGGATTAATCGCCATCCCGCTTCTGCCGGTGAGTGAATATCCTGACGTCGTACCGCCAAGCGTACAGGTGCGCGCGGAGTATCCGGGCGCCAACCCGAAAGTGATTGCAGAGACCGTGGCGACGCCGCTGGAAGAGGCGATCAACGGCGTCGAGAACATGATGTACATGAAATCCGTTGCCGGCTCGGACGGCGTGCTGGTTACTACCGTCACGTTCCGTCCGGGTACCGATCCGGATCAGGCGCAGGTGCAGGTGCAAAACCGCGTAGCGCAGGCCGAGGCGCGTCTGCCGGAAGACGTGCGGCGCCTGGGCATCACGACGCAGAAGCAGTCGCCAACGCTGACGCTGGTGGTGCATCTGTTCTCGCCCAACGGCAAGTACGATTCACTGTATATGCGCAACTACGCCACGCTGAAGGTGAAGGACGAGCTGGCGCGTCTGCCCGGCGTCGGCCAGATTCAGATTTTCGGCTCCGGTGAATACGCGATGCGCATCTGGCTGGATCCGAACAAGGTCGCGGCCCGCGGGCTGACCGCCTCGGACGTGGTCACGGCAATGCAGGAGCAGAACGTGCAGGTCTCTGCCGGGCAGCTTGGCGCCGAGCCGCTGCCGAAAGAGAGCGATTTCCTGATCTCCATTAACGCCCAGGGTCGTCTGCATACCGAAGAAGAGTTTGGCAACATTGTCCTGAAAACGTCGGAGGACGGTTCGGTCGTCCGCCTGCGTGATGTGGCGCGTATCGAAATGGGTTCCGGCAGCTATGCGCTGCGTTCCCAGCTTAACAATAAAGACGCGGTCGGGATTGGTATCTTCCAGTCACCGGGGGCGAACGCCATCGATTTGTCTAACGCGGTGCGCGCCAAAATGGACGAGTTGTCCACCCGTTTCCCGGAAGATATGAAGTGGGCGGCACCTTACGATCCGACGGTTTTCGTGCGCGACTCCATCCGTGCGGTGGTGCAAACCCTGCTGGAAGCGGTGGTGCTGGTTGTACTGGTGGTGATCCTGTTCCTGCAAACCTGGCGCGCGTCGATCATTCCGCTGATCGCGGTGCCGGTGTCGGTGGTGGGGACGTTCAGCATTCTCTATCTGCTGGGCTTTTCGCTTAACACCCTGAGTTTATTCGGGCTGGTGCTGGCGATTGGTATCGTGGTGGACGATGCCATCGTGGTGGTGGAAAACGTCGAGCGAAACATTGAAGAGGGGCTTGCGCCGCTTGCGGCGGCGCATCAGGCGATGCGTGAAGTCTCCGGGCCCATTATCGCGATTGCGCTGGTGCTGTGCGCGGTGTTCGTGCCGATGGCGTTCCTCTCCGGCGTAACCGGTCAGTTCTACAAGCAGTTTGCGGTGACGATAGCGATTTCCACGGTGATCTCCGCCATCAACTCGCTAACGCTCTCTCCGGCGCTGGCCGCGCTGTTGTTAAAACCGCACGGCGCGCCGAAAGACTTCCCGACCCGGCTTATCGATCGCCTGTTCGGCTGGATTTTCCGTCCGTTTAACCGCTTTTTCCATCGTAGCTCTAACGGCTATCAGGGGCTGGTGGGCAAAACGCTTGGCCGACGCGGCGCGGTGTTTGTGGTGTATCTGCTACTGCTGTGTGCCGCGGGCGTCATGTTTAAAGCGGTACCCGGCGGGTTTATTCCGACACAGGATAAGCTCTACCTGATTGGCGGCGTGAAGATGCCGGAAGGCTCGTCGCTGGCGCGCACCGACGCGGTGATCCGCAAAATGAGCGAAATCGGCATGAATACCGAAGGCGTGGACTACGCGGTAGCTTTCCCGGGGCTGAACGCGCTGCAGTTTACCAACACGCCGAATACCGGGACGGTGTTTTTTGGCCTGAAGCCGTTCGACCAGCGTAAACATTCCGCGGCGGAAATTAACGCGGAAATTAACGCGAAAATCGCGCAAATCCAGCAGGGCTTTGGTTTTTCCATTCTGCCGCCGCCGATTCTGGGGCTGGGTCAGGGGTCTGGCTACTCGCTGTATATTCAGGATCGCGCGGGTCTGGGCTATGGCGCGCTGCAAAACGCGGTGAACACCATGTCTGGTGCGATTATGCAGACGCCGGGAATGCACTTCCCGATCTCAACCTATCAGGCTAACGTTCCGCAGCTGGACGTGCAGGTTGACCGCGATAAGGCGAAAGCGCAGGGCGTGTCGCTGACCGATCTGTTCGGTACGCTGCAAACCTATCTGGGCTCGTCGTACGTGAACGACTTCAACCAGTTCGGGCGCACCTGGCGCGTGATGGCGCAGGCAGACGGGCAGTTCCGCGACAGCGTGGAAGATATTGCGAATTTACGCACCCGGAATAGCCAGGGCGAAATGGTGCCGATTGGCAGTATGGTGAAAATCACGACCACCTACGGACCGGATCCGGTTATCCGCTACAATGGCTACCCGGCGGCGGATCTGATTGGCGATGCCGACCCGCGCGTACTCTCGTCCGCGCAGGCGATGACGCAGCTGGACGCGATGTCTAAGCAGATCCTGCCGAACGGAATGAACATTGAATGGACGGATCTGAGCTTCCAGCAGGCCACGCAGGGCAATACGGCGCTGATCGTCTTCCCGGTCGCGGTACTGCTGGCGTTCCTGGTGCTGGCGGCGCTGTATGAGAGCTGGACGCTGCCGCTGGCGGTGATCCTCATCGTTCCGATGACCATGCTTTCCGCGCTGTTTGGCGTCTGGCTGACCGGGGGCGATAACAACGTCTTCGTGCAGGTGGGGCTGGTGGTGCTGATGGGGCTGGCCTGTAAAAATGCGATTCTTATCGTGGAGTTTGCCCGCGAGCTGGAAATTCAGGGTAAAGGCATCATGGAAGCAGCGCTGGAAGCGTGCCGCCTGCGTTTACGTCCGATTGTGATGACCTCCATTGCCTTTATCGCCGGGACCATTCCGCTGATCCTCGGCCACGGCGCGGGCGCAGAAGTGCGCGGCGTCACCGGGATTACGGTCTTCTCCGGGATGCTGGGCGTGACGCTGTTTGGTCTGTTCCTGACGCCGGTCTTTTACGTGACGCTGCGTAAGTTCGTGACGCGCGGCAAAGAGGAAAGAGAGGTTCTGCCTGCGTAG